The Pseudoalteromonas rubra region GAAAAAGCCGTTTGGTGATCAAACCTAATGGGGCTTTTAAGTTCAATTATCAGCAATTAGACAACATCTTTACTCTGACAGTAGAAAAAGATGAGCAGGAATTTTCGTATGCGGATACGAAAAATTATCAGGGACAGCCGATCACACTGAACTTTCAGGATATCCCGATCCGTTCTGTGTTGCAGATAATCGCTGATACTAATAACTTTAATTTGGTCACCAGTGATTCGGTTACAGGCAACATTACCTTGCGCCTGGATGGTGTACCTTGGGATCAGGCCTTGGACGTAGTGTTGCGGGTGAAAGGGCTTGATAAACGCATGGAAGGGGCGATTTTGATGGTGGCGCCGTCTGAAGAGCTGGCAGCCAGAGAAGCGAAAGAGTTGCAGGCGAAGCGTCAGGTTGAAGAGCTGGAACCTTTATATAGTGAGTACATTCAGCTTAACTACGCCAAAGCAGAAGAGTTCGCTGATTTACTAAAAACAGATGAAAATTCCATCATTAGCCTGCGTGGCAGTGTTTCAGTGGACAAACGAACCAATACCTTGTTGATCAAGGATACTTCGCGCAGCATTGAAAACGTCAGACGCATGGTCGAGACGCTGGATGTGCCGGTTAAGCAGGTACGCATCGAATCGCGTATGGTTACGGTGTCAGATAACATTCAGGAAGACTTGGGGATCCGTTGGGGATTTAGTGACCAGCAAGGGACAGACGCCATTTCTGGTTCGCTGGAAGCAACCAATAAGTTGTCTGGTGGCACGATCCCTGATTTGACTGAACGGTTAAATGTGAATTTGCCAGTACAAAACCCGGCGGGTAGTTTGGGCATGCATATTGCCAAGTTGTCAGACGGTACTTTGATAGATCTGGAATTGTCTGCGTTAGAGCAAGAGAACAAAGGTGAGATCATCGCCACACCCAGTATTACGACTGCAAACCAGAAAACGGCGCGCATCGAGCAGGGTACGGAGATCCCGTATGTGGAGTCGGCTTCCAGTGGCGCATCGACCGTTCAGTTTAAAAAAGCGGTACTGAGTTTAGAGGTGACACCGCAAATTACGCCGGATAATAAAATTATTTTAGATCTGGTCATAACCCAGGACACACGGGGTGATACAGTACAGACAGCCAATGGCCCGGCTGTGGCGATAAATACACAAAGGATCCAGACTCAGGTCTTGGTAGAGAATGGTCAGACGGTTGTGTTAGGGGGCATTTATCAGCAGGAAATGACCAATGCGGTGAGCAAGGTGCCTGTGCTGGGAGATGTACCCTACTTAGGTGTCCTATTTAGGAACACACGAGAAATCAATGAAAAGAGAGAGTTATTGATTTTTGTGACACCCAAGATCATGCATGATTCACTCTAGTCAGACTAAAATAACAATAATGGGCGTGAAAGTTACCTTTTGACTTGAAATCACGCATTGATTGCTGAGATAATCCCCTCCTTAATTTTGGGGCCAGGTCGTTAGGCGGGGTTTTATTTCAAATTTTAGAGTTCGTTTGTACTAAAAAGATATGGCTGAGAAACGTAATATATTTCTGGTAGGCCCAATGGGGGCTGGTAAGAGCACGATTGGTCGTCACATTGCGGACCAATTACATCTGGAGTTCTTCGATTCAGATCAAGA contains the following coding sequences:
- the pilQ gene encoding type IV pilus secretin PilQ codes for the protein MGGVLMGTALFAQAMPMLYDVRYNPVPTGETELQLVFDEKLAIEPKVQVLNEPARIELFFPDAEYEESLELLKVNQAGIEQIKSRMEQGGFVLSVEMAALKLYRTEVKNNLVYIKVSDQPIPVSSEDAQPDTLHSAMNRIQNIDFRRTDKGAAQILAFLDSSQAAIDVQERGGQIYADFHHIAIPDELLYELDVVDFGTIVSTVETFREEGKSRLVIKPNGAFKFNYQQLDNIFTLTVEKDEQEFSYADTKNYQGQPITLNFQDIPIRSVLQIIADTNNFNLVTSDSVTGNITLRLDGVPWDQALDVVLRVKGLDKRMEGAILMVAPSEELAAREAKELQAKRQVEELEPLYSEYIQLNYAKAEEFADLLKTDENSIISLRGSVSVDKRTNTLLIKDTSRSIENVRRMVETLDVPVKQVRIESRMVTVSDNIQEDLGIRWGFSDQQGTDAISGSLEATNKLSGGTIPDLTERLNVNLPVQNPAGSLGMHIAKLSDGTLIDLELSALEQENKGEIIATPSITTANQKTARIEQGTEIPYVESASSGASTVQFKKAVLSLEVTPQITPDNKIILDLVITQDTRGDTVQTANGPAVAINTQRIQTQVLVENGQTVVLGGIYQQEMTNAVSKVPVLGDVPYLGVLFRNTREINEKRELLIFVTPKIMHDSL